In the Hordeum vulgare subsp. vulgare chromosome 7H, MorexV3_pseudomolecules_assembly, whole genome shotgun sequence genome, one interval contains:
- the LOC123412399 gene encoding transcription factor NAI1-like — MEDSSFMEWAINTLDQHTFPATAASPEYDIGSFHCGEHAAAAFPSQALPGDNWDSSSGDAVVRAAVARASTPMSAASTRSDARGGQKRAGGRRSGSSLQLQGSATSSTSSDPAKDHIIAERHRRAKINQRLMELSTLIPGLKKMNKATIIGDAVKHVRELHEKVKILENNNMHASTTTISSAVLVHKKRPCLGGRTSNYGNDDVGDPSQLGTWLPEIKVWFSDKSVLLHIHCENTNGILVRVLAEVEVVRLAITHTSSMPFLANTTIINITAKKRDNEAKKHMFLGKQTEEGWIITGSRHLRGRDWMEKARTCLYQIKICRIAQSLIFLTVGRRVQLNSGGDGQKAELCTGSKLGYPELVHTVVKLVFDAFTLMPTIMGPFTNKAK, encoded by the exons ATGGAGGACTCAAGCTTCATGGAGTGGGCGATAAACACGCTGGACCAGCACACCTTCCCCGCCACCGCTGCCTCTCCGGAATACGATATTGGCAGCTTCCACTGCGGCGAGCATgctgccgccgccttcccctcgcAGGCTCTTCCCGGTGACAACTGGGATAGCAGCTCCGGTGATGCGGTGGTCCGCGCCGCGGTCGCCAGAGCTAGCACGCCAATGAGCGCTGCGTCGACGCGGTCGGACGCGAGAGGAGGGCAAAAGCGTGCTGgcgggaggagatccgggagcagCTTGCAGTTGCAGGGCTCCGCTACGTCGTCGACGTCTTCTGATCCCGCCAAGGACCACATAATCGCGGAGCGCCACCGCAGGGCGAAGATCAACCAGCGACTCATGGAGCTCTCCACTCTTATCCCCGGACTCAAGAAG ATGAACAAGGCAACGATTATTGGGGATGCGGTGAAGCACGTGAGAGAGCTCCATGAGAAGGTGAAGATCCTCGAGAACAACAACATGCATGCTTCCACAACCACCATCAGCTCTGCTGTTCTCGTTCACAAAAAACGGCCCTGCCTAGGCGGCCGCACCAGCAACTACGGCAACGATGACGTTGGTGATCCGAGCCAGTTGGGCACATGGCTTCCAGAGATCAAGGTCTGGTTTTCAGATAAGAGTGTGCTATTGCATATCCACTGCGAAAACACAAATGGAATACTAGTGAGGGTGCTGGCAGAGGTGGAGGTAGTCCGACTTGCCATCACCCACACTAGCAGCATGCCATTCCTAGCCAACACCACCATCATCAACATTACCGCCAAG AAAAGGGACAATGAAGCAAAAAAGCACATGTTTCTTGGAAAACAAACTGAGGAAGGTTGGATCATTACCGGATCAAGGCATCTTAGGGGCCGCGATTGGATGGAGAAGGCCAGAACATGCCTCTACCAAATCAAGATATGTCGCATCGCACAATCCCTCATCTTTTTAACAG tTGGAAGAAGGGTTCAACTCAACAGTGGAGGAGATGGTCAAAAGGCTGAACTCTGTACTGGATCAAAATTAGGGTATCCAGAACTTGTGCACACCGTAGTCAAACTGGTTTTTGATGCTTTCACATTGATGCCCACCATCATGGGCCCATTTACAAATAAAGCAAAGTAG